The genomic region tgcaggagggactggtgcacttcacaaaatagatggcgtcatgaggcaggaaaattacgtggatatattgaagcaacatctcaagacatcagtcaggaagtaaatcttggtcacaaatgggtcttgcaaatggacaatgaccccaagcatacttccaaagttgttgcaaattgacaacaaagtcaaggtattagagtggccatcacaatgccctgacctcaatcccatagaaaatttgtgggcagaactgaaaaagtgtgtgcgagcaaggaggcctatttGATATTTGGAGGAGTTTTGCATGGGATGCCAACACTGCTTTAGTCAACTCACTATCGCCATCTAGTGATTCTCACCTATAACATAATATTGTCAGGTTTTCAAGAAGTAGGCGTATAGTGGCCTCATATTCTCCAATAGACCTGTCTAAAAAAATATACACTTTAGGTAGCAGCAGAATTTACAACCAAGAGAGCACTCTGTATTTAGAAAAGTACATTGTGTTTAAAACAAACTGGTCTGCCTGATTAATTCTAAAGCAGCATGCACATTAGATAATGAATATATCTGAGGGCTATAGATTAGAATAATAATTTGGTGgatgcttatatttgtcctgtttcacacctgaattaaaaaatatatctaatatcccaactccccctgagacacccttggATAGTGGGGTCACGACCAGGGTCAGCCATTATCAACAGCAGCCCTGGAGctattagggttaagtgccttgctcaagggcacatcaacatatgtatttatttatttttttggctTGGGTATTCGAACTATCAACATTTTGGCTACTTGCCTAATGCTGCAACCGCTATAGGCTAACTGCCACTGCCGAAAGTAATAGTGTGTGCAAGAGAATAAGTGCTGATATCATTAGGCCAACTTGTGTTCAGAAACTCTTAGAAACAAATTGTTGTAACATCCGTCTGAGCCAATAGGCTATAGGGACATTAGAGAAACTTGTGCATAACAGAATGATATATTTAGACAGGTTATGGCTATATGAaagggaatagaatagaatagaattagCCTATTTTATTTATTCCAGAAGGAACTTCAGCAACAGCATAACATTCTAGTAATAGGACCAGATAGAATCATAGCAATAATACAACTAAGCACcaaaatataaaaatgtaatctGTAAATTATATTTATGAAAAACGAATGAAAAGTGAATTGATTGCTGTGATTTATTTTTCTCTAGTATCGGAGCTTTTTAAAATATCAGTATGACTGTTTTCAAACGAATAATAGGCCTCGATCTCTACGTTATTATAGGGACAGTATGAGAAATTGTTCACTAATTAGCGTGAAGTTGTAATCCCCTCCCTATGCACCCATTCAGCGCGATCATTGGCCAATCCAGGGAGCTGTCAGAAATGCAGAGCACGCCCCTAACTCGAACACCAAGGATAAAAGCTTGTTCGATCCACAGCATCAGCAACAGTTTGCAGGGTGCATTATAGGATAGAGGTTGGGAAAAGTTATTAACCACATTTCCTACACTAAAACCTAATCATCATTTTAAGGATACTTTTACTTTTTTACCCAAAGTTTCTGGTAACCTAGAACGTTTGTAACAAATACAGAGCCAGGAGAACAACTGTTACAAAGTTGGTCTTGGCATTTGACACTGAGATAGAGATGGAGTTGTCGGATATTTCGTTCCCTATCACATCCGCTGATGACTTTTATGACGACCCGTGCTTCAACACCAGCGACATGCATTTTTTCGAAGACATGGACCCCCGGTTAGTCCATGTTGGTCTCCTCAAGCCAGACGACCATCATCATAACGAAGACGAGCACATCAGGGCCCCAAGCGGGCACCACCAAGCCGGTAGGTGCCTCCTCTGGGCATGTAAAGCCTGCAAGAGGAAAACCACCAACACCGACCGGAGGAAGGCTGCTACCatgcgggagaggaggagactgggcaAGGTCAACGACGCCTTCGAGAACCTGAAGAGATGTACGTCGAACAACCCCAATCAGAGGCTTCCAAAGGTGGAGATCCTGAGAAATGCCATCAGCTACATCGAGTCTCTGCAGTCTCTGCTCAGGGGCCAGGACGGCGAAAACTACTACCCTTCGCTGGAGCACTACAACGGGGACTCTGACGCATCCAGCCCACGGTCCAACTGCTCTGATGGAATGGTGAGTTGGTGCATCTTGACCTCAGTGTCTATGGGCATGTCCACTGGATTTCGATCGTTCTTTATTACATAAAATGTATACATACATTTAGTAGACCTATTCCATTTTATTTGTATATATTATTTTGGATTGAGGTCTATAGTATGATATGTTGATTTATAGGTCTTTGGTTTGACAAATCATTCCAAAAGTTGACAGAACACAAAATGTGATATTGTATTGCTCGATTTCTTAATAATGTCATCTCTTTTTTTATCCAGATGGACTATAATGCCCCGACGTGCACGTCCGCAAGACGAAGCAGCTATGAAAGCTCTTATTTTGCGGAGACTCCAAATGGTAAGTTTCTATTTAGTTTTATATTATTGTGACTTGTTATAGGCCCGGACCTTTATTATACGGTTTTAAAATAACGTTTTATTCAGCAGCAGCTCTTCTTCTGTAGCCCAAAGTTCAAGACAGACAGCATTTGACATTTAGACAATGCTACTAGTTCATTGTTGTCTCTGATGTTTTCTTCACCTTTGTTACTACAGCTGATGCCAGAAGCAAAAAGAACGCAGTCATCTCCAGCTTGGATTGTCTATCCAGCATCGTGGAGAGAATCTCAACAGACACGTCCGCGTGCACTATGTTATCAGTTCAGGAGGGTAGCCCCTGCTCTCCCCAAGAGGGATCTATCCTGAGCGAGACAGGGGCAACCGTGCCGTCGCCGACCAAGTGCCCACAGCCCTCCCATGACCCCATCTACCAAGTGCTATGAAAAGACAGTGATAGTATATGGCTACATTCATGAAAATGAATCGATTCATGTAAATGAAGAAAACAACGAACGGACAGGGTTGCAGAATGTGGCTGTACTATAAGAATATGATGGCAAAGTTGCCTTTCCTTCCTTTAATAGAACGTTTTAAATCATTTGAAATTCAATCATTGGCATCCCATGGGTCACGTTTTATAAGAAATAATTTACCGATTTATTTATGTACATGTAATCGTATATGAAATATTTGACCACTTTCTTTCCCTTGCCATTTTAATTGTTTATGACAATAGAGGACCATTTTTGTATAGGTCTATGTGTAAATAAGAGGTGAAACGAAAAAAATGGTTTTAATGTATTTAATGTTGCCTGTTCATATTCAGGGGCGCGTGGTTGGTTTGTTGTGAGAAATGTTTAACTTTATATTTATACATCTTAAAATTTGTGAAAGTCGTTCGATGTTATTATAAATAAATGACTATGGCTATTTATACAAAACATGATTCATCATTTACTCTATTGCTTTGCCAAGATAACTGAATGTGTTTTGCCTGGCATATTTAACCTGAGGAACAAAGATTACAATGACATATTGAAATTCTAAAATATCTCCAAAATGCTGAagcatattatactgtattaagcacattatattataatattaggCCTATTGTACATTTAATAATTTCTCGCGATTTATACTGGATCCACAtaataattaaaaataataataattcacatCCATTTGATTGCAAAATAAAAACGAAATAGAGGACACGATAGCATATGATCAGACataaattatttttttatacTTACTCCATGTCATAGGCTTATCATATGTAACGTCTCAACGCATTAACTATGCTGGAAAGATTATAGTTTCTAAAGTATTAATATTTCTCCCAAGCAGAAGACAACTGCATTGGAGcagatttatttaaaaaaaaaatccctgtcgGCCTATATATTAAGAAACACCTAACTTTACAAGACACACACTACTCCTTTCCACAACAGCAGCAATTACACATTCCAAGGGTACATCTTGAGGTTGGAGTAAAGACATTTCAGATACAAAGCCCaactggggctcccgagtggcgtagaggtctaaggcactgcatctcagcgctagaggcgtcactacagacaccataggctttatcacaaccggcggtgattgggagtcccatagggcggtgcggTGCACAATAGGCTCAGCGTCGTCCGCGTATGGCCGGTgtaggcggtcattgtaaataataatttgtccttaactgactttcctagttacataccaaaaaaaaaaaaaaaaaaatgtaaaaactgaCTGGAACAATGTACCTATAGAAATCAGGGTATTACACAGTGCATTTAACTAATAAAAACATCGGCATGTGAAGATGTAAATATATATTATAGGTACTtcgttttattagttgtattagtagatgtagcagtagtttttattagtaggaCTAGTCGTAATTGTAAAACTTTGTTTTATGCtgttaatgtaggtttatattattattgttgttattatttcattgttattattgttattttttattcgGA from Oncorhynchus masou masou isolate Uvic2021 chromosome 22, UVic_Omas_1.1, whole genome shotgun sequence harbors:
- the LOC135508742 gene encoding myoblast determination protein 1 homolog 2-like; the protein is MELSDISFPITSADDFYDDPCFNTSDMHFFEDMDPRLVHVGLLKPDDHHHNEDEHIRAPSGHHQAGRCLLWACKACKRKTTNTDRRKAATMRERRRLGKVNDAFENLKRCTSNNPNQRLPKVEILRNAISYIESLQSLLRGQDGENYYPSLEHYNGDSDASSPRSNCSDGMMDYNAPTCTSARRSSYESSYFAETPNADARSKKNAVISSLDCLSSIVERISTDTSACTMLSVQEGSPCSPQEGSILSETGATVPSPTKCPQPSHDPIYQVL